A window of Aeromicrobium sp. Root236 contains these coding sequences:
- a CDS encoding DapH/DapD/GlmU-related protein: protein MSEQVTYPRLATFPPGGYDKGRSIFWQVAWTVFQNLVFVKWWFPRRFRPAALRMFGATIGTGIVFRHHVRVQWPWKLTIGDDTWIGEDAWLYNVEPITIGHDVCLSQGAFVCTGSHDHNSSDFHCTNKPIVIEDGAWLCAQSLVLAGVTVGTGAVVGARAIAFRDVAPGASVRVGTVS, encoded by the coding sequence ATGTCAGAGCAGGTCACCTACCCCCGGCTGGCCACGTTCCCCCCGGGTGGCTACGACAAGGGCCGCAGCATCTTCTGGCAGGTGGCCTGGACGGTGTTCCAGAACCTGGTCTTCGTCAAGTGGTGGTTCCCCCGCCGCTTCCGGCCCGCCGCGCTGCGGATGTTCGGCGCCACGATCGGCACCGGCATCGTCTTCCGGCACCACGTACGGGTGCAGTGGCCGTGGAAGCTGACGATCGGCGACGACACCTGGATCGGCGAGGATGCCTGGCTCTACAACGTCGAGCCCATCACGATCGGCCACGACGTGTGCCTGTCGCAGGGTGCGTTCGTGTGCACCGGCAGCCACGACCACAACAGCTCGGACTTCCACTGCACCAACAAGCCGATCGTCATCGAGGACGGCGCCTGGCTGTGCGCCCAGAGCCTCGTGCTCGCCGGCGTCACGGTCGGCACCGGTGCCGTCGTCGGTGCACGTGCCATCGCGTTCCGCGACGTGGCACCGGGCGCGAGCGTCCGCGTCGGGACGGTCAGCTAG
- a CDS encoding glycosyltransferase yields the protein MRILIDGLAITGDSLAIVAEHLVAGWDKLPDGDELHIVVGPGNEAPFPDRVTVHEVPFGKRTQLSRIRAQNVDLPRLARSLKADAVLGLLPTTTVAPLPCPRVIIAYDLRHELRPQQFSRMNRAQRKISYNLGWRQSDGIAVISDRTRNDLLAARPWLAKRPLRLALLGADHTDDWLRKDTEPYALAFGQYFNKNVDLVIDAWALLRDCGPVMPLTVVGLGQAARTAAQAKVEELGLTDLVRVLPWLSIEEFRGTFASSSLIVFPSDFEGFGLPAAEAMRIGIPVVITPEPALLEITAGHATVMDGWDAPALADAVVASRETTTDQIEAAREFAQRYTWKNAAADVRAVIVDAVG from the coding sequence ATGCGCATCCTGATCGACGGCCTCGCCATCACCGGCGACAGCCTCGCCATCGTCGCTGAGCACCTGGTCGCAGGCTGGGACAAGCTCCCCGACGGCGACGAGCTCCACATCGTCGTCGGCCCTGGCAACGAGGCTCCGTTCCCCGACAGGGTCACGGTCCACGAGGTGCCGTTCGGCAAGCGCACCCAGCTCAGCCGCATCCGGGCCCAGAACGTCGACCTGCCGCGCCTCGCCCGTTCGCTCAAGGCCGATGCGGTGCTCGGGCTGCTGCCGACCACGACGGTCGCTCCCCTGCCCTGCCCGCGGGTCATCATCGCGTACGACCTGCGGCACGAGCTCCGGCCGCAGCAGTTCAGCCGCATGAACCGGGCGCAGCGCAAGATCAGCTACAACCTCGGCTGGCGGCAGTCCGACGGCATCGCGGTGATCTCCGACCGCACCCGCAACGACCTCCTGGCCGCTCGTCCGTGGCTGGCGAAGCGACCGCTGCGCCTCGCCCTGCTCGGCGCGGACCACACCGACGACTGGCTGCGCAAGGACACCGAGCCGTACGCGTTGGCGTTCGGCCAGTACTTCAACAAGAACGTCGACCTCGTGATCGACGCGTGGGCCCTGCTGCGCGATTGCGGCCCCGTCATGCCCCTGACGGTCGTGGGCCTCGGCCAGGCGGCACGCACCGCCGCGCAGGCCAAGGTCGAGGAGCTCGGGCTGACCGACCTCGTCCGGGTGCTGCCGTGGCTGTCGATCGAGGAGTTCCGCGGCACGTTCGCCTCGTCGTCGTTGATCGTCTTCCCGTCCGACTTCGAGGGCTTCGGGCTGCCGGCCGCCGAGGCGATGCGCATCGGCATCCCGGTCGTCATCACCCCCGAGCCCGCCCTGCTCGAGATCACCGCCGGCCACGCCACCGTCATGGACGGCTGGGACGCCCCGGCGCTCGCCGACGCCGTCGTCGCCTCACGCGAGACGACGACCGACCAGATCGAGGCCGCCCGCGAGTTCGCGCAGCGCTACACCTGGAAGAACGCCGCCGCCGACGTACGCGCGGTGATCGTCGACGCCGTCGGTTGA
- a CDS encoding bifunctional 2-polyprenyl-6-hydroxyphenol methylase/3-demethylubiquinol 3-O-methyltransferase UbiG, translating into MPTENDDYKPDPTLARLYPEAAVGGYSRVNGDIEFYSRINALVDEKSRVLDFGAGRAWWMFEPIAEMPKRLRMLRGRVKEVVGTDVDPAVLTNPSLDQGLVVEIGAPLPFEDASFDLVFADFVLEHINADDAQDVADDIMRVLKPGGWFAARTPNKWGMVGLGARAIPNGVHVRLLKRLQPDRVAEDVFPVRYQMNTRRTLRRLFGRNRTYVYGNTSEPAYFGRSVIAWRLVAFLGRLTPPSLAPTLLIFVQKADD; encoded by the coding sequence GTGCCCACGGAGAATGACGACTACAAGCCCGACCCCACGCTCGCCAGGCTCTATCCCGAGGCGGCGGTCGGCGGCTACTCCCGGGTCAACGGCGACATCGAGTTCTACTCGCGGATCAACGCGCTCGTCGACGAGAAGAGCCGCGTGCTCGACTTCGGCGCGGGCCGTGCCTGGTGGATGTTCGAGCCCATCGCCGAGATGCCCAAGCGCCTCCGCATGCTGCGTGGCCGGGTCAAGGAGGTCGTCGGCACCGACGTCGATCCCGCGGTGCTCACCAACCCGTCGCTCGACCAGGGCCTCGTCGTCGAGATCGGCGCGCCGCTGCCGTTCGAGGACGCGTCGTTCGACCTGGTGTTCGCCGACTTCGTCCTCGAGCACATCAACGCGGACGACGCCCAGGACGTCGCCGACGACATCATGCGCGTGCTCAAGCCCGGCGGCTGGTTCGCCGCCCGTACGCCCAACAAGTGGGGCATGGTCGGCCTCGGCGCCCGCGCCATCCCCAACGGCGTCCACGTCAGGCTGCTCAAACGGCTGCAGCCTGATCGCGTCGCCGAGGACGTCTTCCCGGTCCGCTACCAGATGAACACCCGTCGCACGCTGCGCCGCCTGTTCGGCCGCAACCGCACGTACGTCTACGGCAACACCAGCGAGCCGGCCTACTTCGGCCGCTCGGTCATCGCCTGGCGCCTCGTCGCGTTCCTGGGCCGCCTGACGCCGCCGTCGTTGGCGCCGACCCTGCTGATCTTCGTGCAGAAGGCCGACGACTAA
- a CDS encoding lipopolysaccharide biosynthesis protein, translating into MSPADAAPEESASRRGGGLRAFLSIAAAGFGVQLLTVASGPLVARMIGPDGRGQMVMVMLVAMLGALFGVGGLIPAISHAIGASGASARDVVRGHLGVWVVASLATATVAAGLVAVLVRDAPHQWLLTLEGFAVSFCLSVQFLLGAMLQGEGNVRRINLQRLVGMASYVIVVAALFVLSPTDEATLILLVYILSLLGGFVVCWLMLRPPTGDESVRADRREIHAFARRGFISGLNALDSWGLDQLLVGLVLGSSALGLYAVAASATSFPSIVLAGVASILLPRMAALPPAGASQVMRRWVMAAIALDLAMVAGMQVVIGPALRIFFGDDFVPATDVARILIVAWALLALRRVLVAAAQAQGRVAAASFAEAGSTAVLVAAALIGMHLWGLEGAGIALLVAGVVACAWVGSTLSWNGEGSGEPVEVGVTEVIDIDDADHRMP; encoded by the coding sequence ATGAGCCCCGCTGACGCCGCACCCGAGGAGTCGGCGTCCCGTCGCGGAGGCGGCCTGCGGGCGTTCCTCTCGATCGCGGCTGCCGGCTTCGGCGTCCAGCTCCTGACGGTGGCCTCCGGGCCCCTCGTGGCGCGGATGATTGGTCCGGACGGCCGCGGCCAGATGGTCATGGTCATGCTCGTGGCGATGCTGGGCGCCCTGTTCGGCGTCGGCGGGCTGATCCCGGCGATCTCCCACGCCATCGGCGCTTCGGGTGCGTCGGCGCGTGACGTCGTGCGAGGTCACCTCGGTGTCTGGGTCGTCGCCTCGCTGGCGACGGCGACCGTCGCCGCGGGCCTGGTCGCGGTGCTCGTCAGGGACGCGCCGCACCAGTGGCTGCTGACCCTCGAGGGATTCGCGGTGAGCTTCTGCCTCTCGGTCCAGTTCCTGCTCGGCGCGATGCTGCAGGGCGAGGGCAACGTGCGCCGCATCAACCTGCAGCGGCTCGTCGGCATGGCCTCGTACGTCATCGTGGTCGCCGCGCTGTTCGTCCTCAGCCCGACCGACGAGGCGACGCTCATCCTGCTGGTCTACATCCTCTCCTTGCTCGGCGGCTTCGTCGTCTGCTGGCTGATGCTGCGGCCGCCGACCGGCGACGAGTCCGTGCGGGCCGATCGCCGCGAGATCCACGCGTTCGCCCGGCGGGGCTTCATCAGTGGCCTCAACGCCCTCGACTCGTGGGGCCTCGACCAGCTGCTCGTCGGCCTCGTGCTCGGCTCGTCGGCCCTGGGTCTCTACGCGGTGGCCGCCTCCGCGACGAGCTTCCCGTCGATCGTGCTGGCCGGCGTCGCGTCGATCCTTCTGCCGCGCATGGCCGCGCTGCCTCCTGCCGGCGCGAGCCAGGTCATGCGGCGTTGGGTCATGGCGGCGATCGCCCTCGACCTCGCGATGGTGGCGGGCATGCAGGTCGTCATCGGCCCGGCGCTGCGCATCTTCTTCGGCGACGACTTCGTGCCGGCCACCGACGTCGCCCGCATCCTGATCGTCGCGTGGGCCCTCCTCGCGCTGCGCCGCGTGCTCGTCGCCGCGGCGCAGGCCCAGGGCCGGGTCGCTGCGGCATCGTTCGCCGAGGCGGGCTCGACGGCCGTCCTGGTCGCCGCTGCTCTGATCGGCATGCACCTCTGGGGCCTCGAGGGGGCCGGCATCGCGCTGCTCGTCGCCGGTGTCGTCGCCTGCGCGTGGGTCGGGTCGACGTTGTCCTGGAACGGTGAGGGCTCAGGCGAGCCCGTCGAGGTCGGGGTCACCGAGGTCATCGACATCGACGACGCCGACCACCGGATGCCCTGA
- a CDS encoding glycosyltransferase family 4 protein, whose amino-acid sequence MEVIVHDFSGHPFQAELSRKLAGRGHTVEHVSAEQYVSGKGHLEHQDDDPDSLTFSSIKLDLPFKKYAPLARLRWERAYAHEWIAQLRTSSAEVVVACNLPLITLYLFSRHAKRRKLPWVLWHQDIYSFALADELRRKLPRPLAWLGGKVLVGLEARCARRAAHVVAIGDAFEGVYRDWHVPADHVSVIPNWAPLDKIFPVDLDNARTADLFDADAALRLVYAGTLGRKHNPRLLIDLLTTVRSNGIDAQLAVISEGEAADDLATIARDEKLPVRILPFQPAAELPNVLGAADVLVALLEPDATKFSIPSKVLSYMAAGRPILGLMPADNPAALDIRDSGGFVADPTDVGAKAGAGWLADLTGDRTAQADIGQRTRATAEQKFDVDKVAREFEEILGAAVGVPA is encoded by the coding sequence ATGGAGGTCATCGTCCACGACTTCTCGGGCCATCCCTTCCAGGCCGAGCTGTCGCGCAAGCTCGCCGGCCGCGGGCACACGGTGGAGCACGTCTCGGCCGAGCAGTACGTCAGCGGCAAGGGACACCTCGAGCACCAGGACGACGACCCGGACTCGCTGACGTTCAGCTCGATCAAGCTCGACCTGCCGTTCAAGAAGTACGCGCCGCTCGCCCGGCTCCGCTGGGAGCGCGCGTACGCCCACGAGTGGATCGCGCAGCTGCGCACGTCGTCGGCCGAGGTCGTCGTCGCGTGCAACCTGCCGCTCATCACGCTCTATCTCTTCTCGCGCCACGCCAAGCGCCGCAAGCTGCCGTGGGTCCTGTGGCACCAGGACATCTACAGCTTCGCGCTCGCCGACGAGCTGCGCCGCAAGCTGCCTCGCCCGCTGGCGTGGCTCGGCGGCAAGGTGCTCGTGGGTCTCGAGGCCCGCTGCGCCCGCCGGGCGGCCCACGTCGTGGCGATCGGCGACGCGTTCGAGGGCGTCTACCGCGACTGGCACGTTCCCGCGGATCACGTCTCGGTGATCCCCAACTGGGCGCCGCTCGACAAGATCTTCCCGGTCGACCTCGACAACGCGCGCACGGCCGACCTGTTCGACGCCGACGCCGCGCTCCGGCTCGTCTACGCCGGCACGCTGGGTCGCAAGCACAACCCCCGGCTCCTGATCGACCTGCTGACGACCGTGCGGTCCAACGGCATCGACGCCCAGCTCGCCGTGATCTCCGAGGGCGAGGCCGCCGACGACCTCGCGACGATCGCCCGTGACGAGAAGCTGCCTGTGCGCATCCTGCCGTTCCAGCCCGCGGCCGAGCTGCCCAACGTGCTCGGGGCCGCCGACGTCCTGGTCGCGCTGCTCGAGCCGGACGCCACGAAGTTCTCGATCCCCAGCAAGGTGCTGTCCTACATGGCGGCAGGTCGCCCGATCCTCGGCCTCATGCCCGCCGACAACCCGGCCGCCCTCGACATCCGCGACAGCGGCGGCTTCGTCGCCGACCCGACCGACGTCGGCGCCAAGGCCGGCGCCGGATGGCTCGCGGACCTGACCGGCGACCGCACGGCCCAGGCCGACATCGGGCAGCGGACGCGCGCGACCGCCGAGCAGAAGTTCGACGTCGACAAGGTCGCTCGCGAGTTCGAGGAGATCCTGGGAGCGGCAGTCGGAGTGCCGGCATGA
- a CDS encoding NAD-dependent epimerase/dehydratase family protein: MTVLVTGAGGFIGGHLVADLLGQGKDVRAVDIKPQDEWYQVHADAENVVADCADMGDAHKIAVGTEEIYNLAADMGGMGFIENNKAECMLSVLTSTNVLVAARDAGTQRYFYSSSACVYAGDKQTDPNVTALKESDAYPADPEDGYGWEKLFSERMARHFREDFGIETRIARYHNVYGPEGTFEGGREKAPAALSRKIAQAKLSGDHTIEVWGDGEQSRSFMYIDDCVRGTQEILAGDNVEPVNLGSAELVTINQMIGILEDIAGITVTKNHDLSAPQGVRGRNSDNTMFHEIYGWEPSISLRDGLEKTYSWIYDQLKSRG; the protein is encoded by the coding sequence ATGACCGTACTTGTGACCGGCGCCGGAGGATTCATCGGCGGCCACCTCGTCGCCGATCTTCTCGGTCAGGGCAAGGATGTCCGCGCCGTGGACATCAAGCCCCAGGACGAGTGGTACCAGGTGCACGCCGACGCCGAGAACGTCGTCGCCGACTGCGCCGACATGGGTGACGCGCACAAGATCGCCGTCGGCACCGAGGAGATCTACAACCTCGCGGCCGACATGGGCGGCATGGGCTTCATCGAGAACAACAAGGCCGAGTGCATGCTCTCGGTCCTCACGAGCACCAACGTGCTGGTCGCCGCCCGCGACGCCGGCACCCAGCGCTACTTCTACAGCAGCTCGGCGTGCGTCTACGCCGGCGACAAGCAGACCGACCCCAACGTGACGGCGCTCAAGGAGTCCGACGCCTACCCGGCGGACCCGGAGGACGGCTACGGCTGGGAGAAGCTGTTCAGCGAGCGCATGGCCCGCCACTTCCGCGAGGACTTCGGCATCGAGACCCGCATCGCCCGCTACCACAACGTCTACGGCCCCGAGGGTACGTTCGAGGGTGGCCGCGAAAAGGCCCCCGCAGCCCTGTCGCGCAAGATCGCGCAGGCCAAGCTCAGCGGTGACCACACGATCGAGGTCTGGGGCGACGGCGAGCAGAGCCGCAGCTTCATGTACATCGACGACTGCGTCCGCGGCACCCAGGAGATCCTGGCCGGCGACAACGTCGAGCCGGTCAACCTCGGCAGCGCCGAGCTCGTCACGATCAACCAGATGATCGGCATCCTCGAGGACATCGCCGGCATCACGGTGACCAAGAACCATGACCTGTCGGCGCCCCAGGGCGTACGCGGCCGCAACTCCGACAACACGATGTTCCACGAGATCTACGGCTGGGAGCCTTCGATCTCGCTGCGTGACGGCTTGGAGAAGACCTACAGCTGGATCTACGACCAGCTCAAGTCCCGAGGCTAG
- a CDS encoding class I SAM-dependent methyltransferase: MRTNIVTATVDDFHALSRRNKMTTEVVAPPRCQACLSTDIQVHPASRRTGLVIHECRGCGLHALAERPELDDLVELLDVDRDWFAGWVERTRGDVIDSSHAQVLDRLATMVGTGDDRSLFDVGAGEGGFLAMARDKGFRPAGNDVATGAIDLARERNGIELFMGDLSTLGDIGQYDVVTMWCVLAHVPDGNRLLSDALELLKPGGVLYLQTPRWSAMDTAGMAAHDVTKGRSTRITDRRLALHHMALHTPTSMRTNLERLGYEIVSIEPKVRYSLNTADYLGSLGVGQKAAERLAKPIDKLLERDLFFRNVIDVYARRPH, encoded by the coding sequence GTGCGGACGAACATCGTGACCGCCACCGTGGACGACTTCCACGCACTCTCGAGGAGAAACAAGATGACGACCGAGGTCGTGGCTCCGCCGCGCTGTCAGGCCTGTCTGTCGACCGACATCCAGGTCCACCCGGCATCGCGCCGCACAGGCCTGGTCATCCACGAGTGCCGGGGCTGCGGCCTGCACGCACTGGCGGAGCGGCCCGAGCTCGACGACCTCGTGGAGCTGCTCGACGTCGACCGCGACTGGTTCGCCGGCTGGGTCGAGCGCACGCGGGGTGACGTGATCGACTCCAGCCACGCCCAGGTCCTCGACCGCCTCGCGACGATGGTCGGCACGGGCGACGACCGCAGCCTGTTCGACGTCGGCGCCGGCGAGGGTGGCTTCCTGGCGATGGCACGCGACAAGGGCTTCCGGCCCGCCGGCAACGACGTCGCGACCGGTGCGATCGACCTCGCCCGGGAGCGCAACGGCATCGAGCTGTTCATGGGCGACCTGTCGACCCTCGGCGACATCGGCCAGTACGACGTCGTGACGATGTGGTGCGTCCTGGCCCACGTCCCCGACGGCAACCGCCTGCTCAGCGACGCGCTCGAGCTGCTCAAGCCCGGCGGCGTCCTCTACCTCCAGACGCCTCGGTGGTCCGCGATGGACACCGCAGGGATGGCCGCCCACGACGTCACCAAGGGCCGGTCGACCCGGATCACCGACCGGCGTCTGGCGCTGCACCACATGGCGCTGCACACCCCGACGAGCATGCGCACCAACCTCGAACGACTGGGCTATGAGATCGTCTCGATCGAGCCCAAGGTCCGCTACTCGCTCAACACCGCCGACTACCTCGGCTCGCTCGGCGTCGGGCAGAAGGCCGCGGAGCGACTCGCCAAGCCGATCGACAAGCTGCTCGAGCGCGACCTGTTCTTCCGCAACGTGATCGACGTCTACGCGCGCCGTCCTCACTGA
- the gmd gene encoding GDP-mannose 4,6-dehydratase: MKRAFITGITGQDGSYLTELLLDKGYEVHGLVRRSSSFNRGRIDPIRDNDPEAAKRLFLHYGDMTDGVSLVNLIREIRPDEVYNLAAQSHVKVSFEMPEYTASADGIGTIRLLEAIRAAKLETRFYQASTSEMFGATPPPQDEGTMFYPRSPYGAAKLYAHWVTVNYREAYDMFTVSGILFNHESPRRGETFVTRKITRAVARIAAGTQNDLVLGNIDSIRDWGYAKEYVEGMWRMLQHDEPTDFVLATGTGTTVREFCEMAFSHVGLDWQDYVKYDERYERPTEVDALLGDPSKANDLLGWKAQTGTQQLAELMVDADIALLKA; this comes from the coding sequence ATGAAGCGCGCGTTCATCACCGGGATCACCGGCCAGGACGGTTCCTACCTGACCGAGCTGCTGCTCGACAAGGGCTACGAGGTGCACGGCCTCGTGCGCCGGTCCTCGTCGTTCAACCGCGGTCGCATCGACCCGATCCGCGACAACGATCCCGAGGCGGCCAAGCGGCTGTTCCTGCACTACGGCGACATGACCGACGGCGTCAGCCTCGTCAACCTCATCCGCGAGATCCGGCCCGACGAGGTCTACAACCTCGCGGCGCAGAGCCACGTCAAGGTGTCGTTCGAGATGCCCGAGTACACCGCGTCGGCCGACGGCATCGGCACGATCCGCCTGCTCGAGGCGATCCGGGCCGCCAAGCTCGAGACGCGGTTCTACCAGGCGTCGACGTCGGAGATGTTCGGCGCGACCCCGCCCCCGCAGGACGAGGGCACGATGTTCTACCCGCGCTCGCCCTACGGCGCCGCCAAGCTCTACGCCCACTGGGTCACGGTCAACTACCGCGAGGCCTACGACATGTTCACGGTGTCGGGCATCCTGTTCAACCACGAGTCGCCCCGCCGCGGCGAGACGTTCGTGACGCGCAAGATCACCCGCGCCGTCGCACGCATCGCCGCCGGCACGCAGAACGACCTCGTGCTGGGCAACATCGACTCGATCCGCGACTGGGGCTACGCCAAGGAGTACGTCGAGGGCATGTGGCGCATGCTCCAGCACGACGAGCCGACCGACTTCGTGCTGGCCACCGGCACGGGCACGACGGTCCGCGAGTTCTGCGAGATGGCGTTCTCCCACGTCGGCCTCGACTGGCAGGACTACGTCAAGTACGACGAGCGCTACGAGCGCCCGACCGAGGTCGACGCCCTGCTCGGTGACCCGTCCAAGGCGAACGACCTGCTCGGATGGAAGGCGCAGACCGGTACCCAGCAGCTCGCCGAGCTCATGGTCGACGCCGACATCGCCCTGCTCAAGGCGTGA
- a CDS encoding acyltransferase, which yields MTDSKREVGHAPSWGKRLAGLDGLRGLALLAVILAHTIILLPGSGGYTSLGTALTGLLVHGLTFFFVLSAFLLYRPFASAAIKGRTRPPTREFYRNRILRIWPAYLVILAIVSWGFGLAVIDNEITTVDRLGRMTDPLQIVLNILLLQGWVPSTAFTGLGVSWSLVTEAAFYAMLPALGAVAIWLARRGRPVFSALVPAFLVLAMGLAGRLITMGIHGGVDIEFDSSWLAVINRSIIGQGDLFGLGMITAVLIVVSDRVSEQRLRTWRIVGWSTLFVAAVAVLIIGSGEYATPFMGIIFACIIVLTQMPKSDGFSRGVVRVMETPLPRLAGEYSLSCYLWHYPVIWFLFKHVDRVIYDSNADIAVSFVIVLVPTVILGTITYHLVEKPAMKKKHRTDRRLSEANTAP from the coding sequence ATGACGGACTCGAAGCGCGAGGTCGGACACGCCCCCTCATGGGGCAAGCGGCTGGCCGGGCTCGACGGGCTCCGTGGGCTCGCCCTGCTCGCGGTGATCCTGGCGCACACGATCATCCTGCTGCCCGGCTCCGGCGGCTACACCTCGTTGGGCACCGCGCTCACGGGCCTCCTGGTGCACGGCCTCACGTTCTTCTTCGTCCTGTCGGCGTTCCTGCTCTACCGGCCGTTCGCGTCGGCCGCCATCAAGGGCCGCACCCGGCCCCCGACCCGCGAGTTCTACCGCAACCGCATCCTGCGCATCTGGCCCGCCTATCTCGTGATCCTCGCGATCGTGAGCTGGGGCTTCGGGCTAGCGGTCATCGACAACGAGATCACGACGGTCGACCGGCTCGGCCGCATGACCGACCCGCTCCAGATCGTGCTCAACATCCTGCTCCTCCAGGGCTGGGTGCCGAGCACGGCCTTCACGGGGCTCGGCGTCTCGTGGTCGCTCGTGACCGAGGCGGCGTTCTACGCGATGCTGCCGGCCCTCGGAGCCGTGGCGATCTGGCTCGCCCGTCGCGGCCGTCCCGTGTTCTCCGCGCTCGTGCCGGCGTTCCTCGTCCTGGCGATGGGCCTCGCCGGTCGCCTCATCACGATGGGCATCCACGGTGGCGTCGACATCGAGTTCGACTCGAGCTGGCTGGCGGTCATCAACCGCAGCATCATCGGCCAGGGCGACCTGTTCGGCCTCGGCATGATCACCGCGGTGCTGATCGTGGTCTCCGACCGCGTGTCCGAGCAGCGACTGCGCACGTGGCGCATCGTCGGCTGGTCGACGCTGTTCGTCGCCGCCGTGGCGGTGCTGATCATCGGCTCGGGCGAGTACGCCACGCCGTTCATGGGCATCATCTTCGCCTGCATCATCGTGCTGACGCAGATGCCCAAGTCCGACGGGTTCTCGCGTGGCGTCGTGCGGGTCATGGAGACGCCGCTGCCGCGCCTCGCCGGCGAGTACAGCCTGAGCTGCTACCTCTGGCACTACCCGGTGATCTGGTTCCTGTTCAAGCACGTCGACCGGGTCATCTACGACTCCAACGCCGACATCGCCGTGAGCTTCGTCATCGTGCTGGTGCCGACCGTGATCCTGGGCACCATCACGTACCACCTGGTCGAGAAGCCCGCGATGAAGAAGAAGCACCGCACCGACCGTCGCCTCAGCGAGGCGAACACCGCTCCTTAG
- a CDS encoding GDP-mannose 4,6-dehydratase — protein MTRTALVTGAAGQDGVLLARHLIAAGYRVVGTVLPGSESPLQPYLDGVEIESHDLRDAEGFERLLDAHEPDEVYNLAGFTSVGASWDAVDLVHEVNTAAVEAMLAALVARRGRTGTAPRFFQASSSEVFGPQAPNPQDESTPHDPQNPYAASKSRAQQATVRARTDDGLFACVGILYNHESPLRGVQFVTRKIIRAAVEISEGRQESVSLGNLDVSRDWGAAADYVVGMHLALTHEEPGDYVLATGVLHSLQDLLELAFGAVGIDDPWPYVRQDPALMRKADAPGLSGDATRARERLGWTPSTSFEQLVAEMVDVELRRVRTGVEESPEYLRG, from the coding sequence GTGACCCGCACCGCTCTCGTCACGGGAGCCGCCGGTCAGGACGGCGTGCTGCTGGCCCGGCACCTGATCGCGGCCGGCTACCGGGTCGTCGGCACGGTGCTGCCCGGCTCGGAGTCGCCGCTGCAGCCCTACCTCGACGGTGTCGAGATCGAGTCGCACGACCTCCGCGACGCCGAGGGGTTCGAGCGACTGCTCGACGCCCACGAGCCGGACGAGGTCTACAACCTCGCCGGGTTCACGTCGGTCGGCGCGAGCTGGGACGCCGTCGACCTGGTCCACGAGGTCAACACGGCCGCGGTCGAGGCGATGCTCGCCGCTCTCGTGGCGCGCCGAGGCCGTACGGGCACCGCGCCGCGGTTCTTCCAGGCCTCGAGCTCCGAGGTGTTCGGCCCCCAGGCGCCCAACCCGCAGGACGAGTCCACGCCGCACGACCCGCAGAACCCCTACGCCGCCTCCAAGAGCCGGGCCCAGCAGGCGACGGTGCGGGCCCGCACCGACGACGGCCTGTTCGCGTGCGTCGGCATCCTCTACAACCACGAGAGCCCCTTGCGCGGCGTGCAGTTCGTGACCCGCAAGATCATCCGCGCGGCGGTCGAGATCTCTGAGGGCCGCCAGGAGTCGGTCAGCCTCGGCAACCTCGACGTCTCCCGCGACTGGGGCGCCGCGGCGGACTACGTCGTCGGCATGCACCTGGCTCTCACGCACGAAGAGCCCGGCGACTACGTGCTGGCGACCGGCGTCCTGCACTCCCTCCAGGACCTCCTGGAGCTGGCGTTCGGCGCGGTCGGCATCGACGACCCGTGGCCGTACGTCCGGCAGGACCCCGCCCTCATGCGCAAGGCCGACGCCCCCGGGCTCTCCGGCGACGCGACGCGCGCCCGTGAGCGGCTCGGCTGGACTCCCTCGACGTCGTTCGAGCAGCTGGTCGCGGAGATGGTGGACGTCGAGCTCCGGCGCGTACGCACGGGGGTCGAGGAGTCTCCGGAGTATCTCCGCGGATAG